In Ipomoea triloba cultivar NCNSP0323 chromosome 7, ASM357664v1, a single genomic region encodes these proteins:
- the LOC116025225 gene encoding ethylene-responsive transcription factor ERF019-like, whose translation MSSAGGEESQRRYRGVRRRKWGKWVSEIRVPGTQDRLWLGTYATPEAAAVAHDIASVCLRETASLDKLNFPALMPPAGVGRGMSPRSVQKVASDAGMAVDAHQRLLLQPPQAVELSGGVENRWGGGEAAEEIFRWAETPCCSSREGSGISEEALSISVDDYLV comes from the coding sequence ATGAGCAGTGCCGGAGGGGAAGAGTCGCAGAGGAGATACAGAGGCGTTCGCCGCCGGAAATGGGGAAAATGGGTGTCGGAGATAAGGGTTCCGGGCACCCAGGACCGCCTTTGGCTGGGAACCTACGCCACCCCGGAGGCCGCGGCGGTGGCGCACGATATCGCGTCCGTTTGCCTGAGAGAAACGGCGTCGTTGGACAAGCTGAATTTTCCGGCGCTGATGCCGCCGGCCGGCGTCGGCCGGGGGATGTCGCCGCGGTCGGTGCAAAAGGTGGCCTCCGACGCCGGCATGGCCGTGGACGCGCATCAACGCCTCCTACTGCAACCGCCGCAGGCGGTGGAGTTAAGTGGCGGAGTAGAGAATAGATGGGGTGGCGGCGAGGCGGCGGAAGAGATTTTCCGGTGGGCGGAGACGCCGTGTTGTTCGTCGCGAGAAGGGAGCGGAATTAGTGAAGAAGCTTTGAGTATTTCAGTTGATGATTATTTAGTTTAG